CCGCCTCCATCGAAGGCCAGGTAGCTGCCCTCCACGCTCAGGCCCGGCCAGCGCTCGAGACGGTGTTGCAGCTCTCCCTGGTCATAGCGGTAGCCAAAGGGCCTCGCGCGGTGGTCCGCGTCCAACAGTGCGCTCATGGCCGGCACGTCCCCGGGTGTGGCGCGCCGTACCTGGAAGCGGCTACGCCCCGGCTGGCGGCGGCGGGTGAAGTGCACGGACACGGCGGAGAAGCGGCGCAGCCGCGTGTAGTGCGGCTGGTTCACCCGGTTCGCCTTGCGCTTCACCAGCGCCTGCAGAGCCGCCGCGTTGCTGGCCATCACCGACGTGAGGAAGGCTTCCACGCCCAGCCGCTTCGCTGTTTCCTCCAGCACCGGTCCGTAGAAGCGTGCCAGGCCCCGGCTGCGTCTCGCGGAGAAGCGCGTGCGCAGGTCCCCCAGGTACCCCACCCGGCAGGGCCGGCCCTCCAGCCAGCCGTCTCTGACGAGGATGGTCCCCATCCCATCCAGCCCGTCCTCCACCTCGTGCACCCAGAGCTCCGTGTCTCCTCGTTGGATGTCGTAGAGGCTGAAGAAGTCCGGTGAGCGCTGGGTCGTCAGTACGAGCTCTCCCTGCATCGGCACCGAGCCGAAGAGATCGAGCAGGCGGGTGTTGTCTTCACGGGTCGCGCGGCGCAGACG
This is a stretch of genomic DNA from Archangium violaceum. It encodes these proteins:
- a CDS encoding GNAT family N-acetyltransferase; this translates as MSRLRRATREDNTRLLDLFGSVPMQGELVLTTQRSPDFFSLYDIQRGDTELWVHEVEDGLDGMGTILVRDGWLEGRPCRVGYLGDLRTRFSARRSRGLARFYGPVLEETAKRLGVEAFLTSVMASNAAALQALVKRKANRVNQPHYTRLRRFSAVSVHFTRRRQPGRSRFQVRRATPGDVPAMSALLDADHRARPFGYRYDQGELQHRLERWPGLSVEGSYLAFDGGGRLVGCTSVWDPEAVKRYRVLAYRGSMRWVKWGYDAMATVLRAPRLPEPGHDFRYFYLCNTSITGEDPDILRALVEHVYADHHGKGYHFFSLYMDHDDPHEPALKGFFQRRLDFHLYAVTPAGLAREHFPAGRTGFEMALA